The following coding sequences lie in one Bacteroidota bacterium genomic window:
- a CDS encoding T9SS type A sorting domain-containing protein — translation MKYINKFLLLITLMPGILLLIANSSGSPGGRTGSPGDGNQTCTACHSGTAISQSGWISTNIPPEGYTPGATYEVVLNAQHASSSKFGFELTAETAQAQKTGVFSVVQSNRTKLLNQGKAVTHTSGGTAATGGTTSWVMNWTAPASAQGEITFYAAVNASNSNNGTSGDVIYKTSFSVQPMAPAALTAVQPNTAAQGQTVTLTITGTNTGWTGTSPTVQLTLASNPNQTINAQAVTVNSSTQLQAEFNIPLTAAAGTYHLKVNNLQLDNAFTITAVTTLAETNSNRFEVFPNPASGQQVRITHAMNQPKVQITDLNGRLVASEQLFTGKQDINIGGLKPGLYYIVLNDGQHAAVQKLVIR, via the coding sequence ATGAAGTACATCAACAAATTCCTTTTGCTCATCACACTGATGCCGGGCATCCTGCTTTTGATTGCCAATAGCAGCGGAAGTCCCGGAGGCCGTACAGGCAGTCCGGGCGACGGCAACCAAACCTGCACAGCATGCCACAGTGGCACGGCCATCAGTCAGTCGGGCTGGATCAGCACCAACATTCCCCCTGAGGGCTACACCCCCGGAGCAACGTATGAGGTGGTGCTCAATGCCCAGCATGCCAGTTCGTCGAAATTTGGTTTCGAACTGACCGCTGAAACCGCCCAGGCACAGAAAACAGGCGTATTTTCTGTTGTGCAGTCCAACCGCACCAAACTGCTCAATCAGGGTAAAGCTGTTACACATACCTCGGGAGGCACCGCAGCCACCGGAGGCACAACCAGCTGGGTGATGAACTGGACAGCGCCTGCCTCAGCCCAGGGCGAGATCACATTCTACGCAGCCGTGAATGCTTCAAACAGCAACAATGGCACAAGCGGCGACGTGATTTACAAGACCAGTTTCAGCGTGCAACCCATGGCTCCGGCTGCTTTAACCGCCGTACAGCCCAATACAGCAGCGCAAGGACAAACAGTAACACTCACAATTACAGGCACAAATACCGGGTGGACAGGCACAAGCCCTACGGTGCAGCTGACACTTGCTTCCAATCCGAACCAAACCATCAACGCACAAGCTGTTACTGTCAACTCCAGCACACAACTTCAGGCCGAATTTAACATTCCTCTCACTGCTGCTGCAGGAACTTACCACCTGAAAGTAAACAACCTGCAGCTCGATAATGCATTCACCATCACTGCAGTTACCACATTGGCCGAAACCAATAGCAACCGCTTTGAAGTATTTCCAAACCCTGCCAGCGGACAACAAGTCCGTATCACCCATGCCATGAACCAACCTAAAGTGCAGATTACCGACCTGAACGGCAGGCTGGTTGCATCGGAACAGCTTTTCACCGGCAAGCAGGACATCAACATCGGCGGACTAAAACCAGGACTTTACTACATCGTCCTCAACGACGGTCAGCATGCAGCGGTGCAAAAACTTGTGATCCGCTGA
- the arcC gene encoding carbamate kinase translates to MKKLAVVAFGGNALLRGNQKGTIDEQEANAYDACSNLITLIEKNYNIVITHGNGPQVGNILLANTAGHKLYGLPDMPLDISVAYSQGFIGYVIEQQLRNVLMAKDMDRDIISIITQVLVNKDDPAFLNPTKPIGPFYTREEAEQIMAETKAVFKEDARGRGWRKVVASPTPLVIFNRQTIEKIAREGHIVIAVGGGGIPCFYVESNKLQGIDAVIDKDLASSLLASQIRADKFFILTDVPKVCINFNTPQEKALDKLTIAEAKRYLDEGQFGEGSMAPKIRAAINFVERSGKEAIITESTLLNDESAGTRITIV, encoded by the coding sequence ATGAAAAAACTTGCAGTTGTTGCATTTGGGGGAAATGCGCTGCTCCGCGGCAACCAGAAAGGAACCATTGATGAGCAGGAAGCCAATGCCTACGATGCCTGTTCGAATCTGATCACCCTCATCGAAAAGAATTACAACATTGTCATCACGCATGGCAACGGGCCGCAGGTTGGCAATATTTTGCTTGCCAATACTGCTGGTCACAAATTGTATGGTTTGCCCGATATGCCTCTGGACATCAGTGTGGCTTATTCCCAGGGTTTTATTGGGTACGTGATCGAGCAGCAGCTTCGTAATGTGTTGATGGCCAAGGATATGGACAGGGATATTATTTCTATCATTACCCAGGTTCTGGTAAACAAGGACGATCCGGCCTTTCTTAATCCCACCAAACCCATCGGGCCTTTCTACACGCGTGAAGAGGCTGAGCAGATCATGGCCGAAACCAAGGCAGTTTTCAAGGAAGATGCGCGCGGACGTGGCTGGCGCAAGGTAGTGGCTTCGCCTACACCTCTGGTTATTTTCAACAGGCAGACCATCGAAAAAATTGCCCGCGAAGGCCATATCGTGATTGCCGTTGGCGGTGGCGGTATCCCTTGCTTCTATGTGGAAAGCAATAAATTGCAGGGTATTGATGCGGTGATTGATAAAGACCTTGCCAGCTCGCTGCTTGCTTCGCAGATCAGGGCAGATAAGTTCTTTATTTTAACTGACGTGCCCAAGGTTTGTATCAATTTCAACACCCCGCAGGAAAAGGCCCTCGATAAGCTCACAATTGCCGAAGCAAAGCGTTACCTCGACGAAGGGCAGTTTGGCGAAGGAAGCATGGCTCCCAAAATCAGGGCTGCCATCAATTTCGTTGAGCGAAGCGGCAAAGAGGCTATCATCACAGAGTCAACCTTGCTGAATGATGAAAGCGCAGGTACGCGAATCACCATTGTTTGA
- a CDS encoding superoxide dismutase, which yields MAQNQNSKATREKGQAAMQQAREMQQKAPAAQAAEMLQGEKVVHQFAPLPYPYDALEKAIDAKTMEIHYDRHHRAYFNNFTKAIQGTEMEYLTLEQIFANMSKFPMAVRNNGGGHYNHQLFWNIMSPDGGGEPGGKLAEAIKAQFGSFDEFKKQFEQAGAQRFGSGWAWLSVDKDKNLFISSTPNQDNPLMDVVEKRGTPILGLDVWEHAYYLRYQNMRGSYMSAFWSVVNWKAVEELYEQAIK from the coding sequence ATGGCACAAAATCAAAATTCGAAGGCAACGCGTGAGAAAGGACAGGCTGCCATGCAGCAGGCCCGCGAAATGCAACAGAAGGCCCCCGCAGCTCAGGCTGCCGAGATGCTTCAGGGTGAAAAAGTTGTGCATCAGTTTGCCCCCCTGCCCTACCCTTACGATGCACTCGAAAAGGCCATTGATGCCAAGACCATGGAGATTCATTACGACAGGCACCACAGGGCATATTTCAACAATTTTACCAAAGCCATTCAGGGAACTGAAATGGAATACCTTACGCTGGAACAGATCTTTGCCAATATGAGCAAATTTCCCATGGCAGTGCGCAACAACGGTGGCGGCCACTACAACCACCAGTTGTTCTGGAACATCATGTCGCCCGATGGTGGTGGTGAGCCCGGTGGTAAACTCGCTGAAGCGATCAAAGCACAGTTTGGCTCGTTCGACGAATTCAAAAAGCAATTTGAACAGGCTGGCGCCCAGCGTTTTGGTAGCGGATGGGCCTGGCTGAGTGTGGACAAGGACAAAAATCTGTTTATCAGTTCGACCCCAAACCAGGACAACCCCCTGATGGATGTGGTTGAAAAGCGCGGAACACCCATACTCGGACTGGACGTTTGGGAACATGCCTATTACCTGCGTTATCAGAACATGCGTGGCAGCTACATGTCGGCATTCTGGAGTGTGGTCAACTGGAAAGCAGTGGAAGAACTTTACGAACAAGCCATCAAATAA
- a CDS encoding GTPase, translating to MKQRVIIIGAAGRDFHNFNTYFRNKPEYEVVAFTAAQIPDIDGRKYPAELAGDLYPDGIPIYNEEDLPKLIVELNADICVFSYSDVTYNKVMGLSAIVNAAGANFMLLGPKDTMIRSTKPVIAVGAVRTGCGKSQTSRKVVEYLMAKGLKVVAVRHPMPYGNLVAQKVQRFATVEDLALHNCTVEEMEEYEPHVVRGNVIYAGVDYEAILRAAENDPNGCDVVLWDGGNNDFPFFKPDLTITVADPHRPGHELSYYPGEVTLRIADVVVINKIDSAAPEHIQTVRENIEKVNPKALVIDGASPIRVDNPEVIRGKRVLVVEDGPTLTHGEMKIGAGVVAARRFGAASLVDPRPYLVGRLKETFDIYPGIGTLLPAMGYGEQQLKDLEATINNTDCDGVVIGTPIDLNRIIKINKPNTRVYYDLQEIGSPTLDEVLTDFIKKHNLG from the coding sequence ATGAAACAAAGAGTTATTATCATCGGTGCCGCAGGGCGCGATTTCCACAATTTCAACACTTATTTCCGTAATAAGCCTGAATATGAGGTGGTTGCATTTACCGCAGCTCAGATACCTGATATTGATGGTCGTAAATATCCGGCAGAACTGGCCGGAGACCTGTATCCCGATGGTATTCCGATCTATAACGAAGAAGACCTGCCAAAGCTGATTGTAGAGCTGAATGCCGACATTTGCGTGTTCTCCTACAGCGATGTTACATACAATAAGGTGATGGGGCTGAGTGCGATAGTAAACGCAGCCGGAGCCAACTTCATGCTTCTGGGTCCCAAAGACACCATGATCCGGAGTACCAAACCTGTAATCGCAGTGGGTGCAGTGCGCACCGGCTGCGGAAAAAGCCAGACCTCGCGCAAGGTGGTCGAATACCTCATGGCCAAAGGACTAAAAGTGGTGGCAGTTCGTCATCCCATGCCCTATGGCAATCTGGTGGCACAGAAGGTCCAGCGCTTTGCCACGGTGGAAGACCTGGCTTTGCACAACTGCACTGTGGAGGAAATGGAAGAATACGAACCGCATGTGGTAAGAGGCAATGTGATTTATGCCGGAGTGGATTATGAGGCTATCCTTCGTGCAGCTGAGAACGATCCCAATGGATGCGATGTGGTGCTGTGGGATGGTGGAAACAACGATTTTCCGTTCTTCAAGCCGGACCTCACCATCACCGTTGCCGACCCGCACCGTCCCGGTCATGAGCTGTCGTATTATCCGGGAGAGGTTACACTCCGCATTGCCGATGTGGTGGTAATCAACAAAATTGACAGTGCTGCGCCCGAGCACATCCAGACCGTACGCGAGAACATCGAAAAAGTTAATCCGAAAGCTCTGGTTATTGATGGTGCCTCACCAATCCGCGTCGATAATCCGGAAGTTATCCGCGGCAAGCGCGTCCTGGTGGTCGAAGATGGCCCAACCCTCACCCATGGCGAAATGAAGATAGGCGCAGGTGTGGTTGCTGCCCGCCGTTTTGGTGCTGCAAGCCTTGTAGATCCGCGCCCGTATCTGGTTGGCCGGTTGAAAGAAACATTTGACATTTATCCCGGAATCGGTACGCTGCTGCCTGCCATGGGCTATGGCGAACAGCAGCTCAAAGACCTCGAAGCTACCATCAACAACACCGATTGCGATGGCGTGGTTATCGGAACCCCCATCGACCTGAACCGCATCATCAAGATCAATAAACCCAATACCAGGGTGTATTACGATCTGCAGGAGATCGGATCGCCTACCCTCGATGAGGTGCTTACCGATTTTATTAAAAAGCATAATCTTGGCTGA
- a CDS encoding redox-sensing transcriptional repressor Rex: MKYNLPHKTIERLSQYRRALLICLEKGQTHIYSHEIARIQHITAVQVRRDLMLIGYTGTLRKGYNVKELIDLIGEIIDSKEGINVAIVGMGNLGRALINYFAGKRSHLRIVASFDINPDKIGNVMSGVPCYSIDDLPQVVKEKNIRIGIMTVPAEFSTQTADLLVKAGIKGILNYTPKPVNVPDDVYLEEYDMITSLEKVAFYVKLNEQKIV; encoded by the coding sequence ATGAAATACAATCTGCCGCACAAAACCATTGAGCGGCTCAGCCAGTACAGGCGGGCGCTGCTGATCTGCCTCGAAAAGGGGCAGACCCACATTTATTCCCATGAAATAGCCCGTATTCAGCACATTACGGCTGTGCAGGTAAGGCGCGACCTCATGCTCATAGGTTATACAGGTACGCTTCGCAAAGGGTACAATGTGAAAGAACTCATCGATCTGATTGGCGAGATCATCGACTCAAAAGAAGGTATCAATGTGGCCATTGTCGGCATGGGCAACCTGGGCCGCGCGCTGATCAATTATTTTGCAGGAAAACGATCGCATCTGCGCATTGTGGCCAGCTTCGACATCAATCCCGATAAAATAGGCAATGTGATGTCGGGGGTGCCTTGCTACAGCATCGACGACCTGCCTCAGGTGGTAAAAGAAAAGAACATCCGGATCGGAATCATGACTGTCCCGGCTGAATTTTCGACACAAACTGCTGACCTGCTGGTCAAAGCCGGAATTAAAGGCATACTCAACTACACTCCGAAACCTGTCAATGTGCCGGATGATGTGTACCTGGAAGAATATGACATGATTACCTCGCTGGAAAAGGTGGCGTTTTATGTGAAACTCAATGAACAGAAAATTGTTTAA
- the carB gene encoding carbamoyl-phosphate synthase (glutamine-hydrolyzing) large subunit has translation METKTLKSVLLLGSGALKIGEAGEFDYSGAQALKALREEGLRTILINPNIATVQTNQDFADEIYFLPVTPYFVERIIEKERPEGILLAFGGQTALNCGVALYKQGVLQKYGVKVLGTPVEAIMRTEDREEFASLLRESGITTPRSIAVSNVDDAIKAAGEIGFPVIVRAAYTLGGQGSGFCNNTGELLNLANTALAYAPQILIEESLKGWKEIEYEVVRDSFDNCITVCNMENFDPLGIHTGESIVVAPSQTLSNSEYHKLRRLSIEIARKVGIVGECNVQFALDPNSEDYRVIEMNARLSRSSALASKATGYPLAFVAAKLALGYGLHELRNKVTGTTPAFFEPALDYLVVKIPRWDLGKFQGVSREIGSAMKSVGEVMAIGRSFEEAIQKGLRMTGIGVHGFVGNRDFEFDNVEKALSQPTDQRIFAIEEAYNQGYSVEEVYELTKIDRWFLQKLFQIHETSEELKGQQFPELDPFLLAKAKRQGFSDFQLARLVFGAEFDGSTDEQALKIRNLRMQLGLLPVVKQIDTLAAEYPANTNYLYLTYHGTEHDVNFEHDDKSVLVLGSGAYRIGSSVEFDWSAVSTLGALAAQNLRPVMINYNPETVSTDYDMSHRLYFEELSLERVLDIVELEHPLGTVVSVGGQIPNNLAIRLFRQGVRILGTSPEMIDMAEDRHKFSALLDRLGIDQPRWRELSAMDEIEEFADQVGFPLLVRPSYVLSGAAMNVVSNKAELHHFLTLASKVSRQHPVVVSQFITEAKEIEMDAVASKGEIVVYAISEHIEFAGVHSGDATIMFPPQKVYVETIRRIKRISRQIAKALNITGPFNIQFLARDNDVMVIECNLRASRSFPFVSKVLNTNFIDFATRAMLGLPTEKPERSLFDIEHVGVKASQFSFARLSKADPVLGVEMASTGEVGCIGDDYYEAVLKAMLSVGYHIPKKGVLMSSGPMRSKTELLQSSRLLRQMGLKIYATGGTFRFLTENGIEAELVHWPDVPQSPNALELIKQHRVDLVINIPKNLTESELRNDYSIRRAAVDFNIPLITNARLASAFVYAISRYSPEELSVRSWSSYFSS, from the coding sequence ATGGAAACAAAAACATTGAAATCGGTATTGCTACTCGGTTCGGGGGCACTGAAAATCGGGGAAGCAGGAGAGTTCGACTACAGTGGAGCACAGGCACTTAAAGCACTAAGGGAGGAAGGGTTGCGGACAATCCTCATCAATCCTAATATCGCCACAGTACAGACCAACCAGGATTTTGCCGATGAGATTTATTTCCTGCCGGTAACGCCCTATTTCGTGGAGCGGATAATCGAGAAAGAAAGGCCCGAGGGCATCCTGCTGGCGTTTGGAGGACAAACTGCACTCAATTGTGGTGTAGCACTTTACAAGCAGGGCGTGCTGCAGAAATATGGCGTGAAGGTGCTGGGTACGCCTGTCGAAGCAATAATGCGTACCGAGGATCGTGAGGAATTTGCCTCTTTGCTGCGCGAGTCTGGCATTACCACTCCACGTTCCATTGCAGTTTCGAATGTGGACGACGCAATCAAAGCAGCCGGCGAAATTGGTTTTCCGGTCATTGTGCGGGCTGCATACACCCTGGGCGGACAGGGCAGCGGGTTTTGCAACAATACAGGCGAACTGCTTAATCTGGCCAATACAGCCCTGGCATATGCACCACAGATACTTATTGAAGAATCCCTCAAAGGATGGAAAGAGATTGAATATGAGGTAGTTCGCGATTCTTTCGACAATTGCATCACCGTTTGCAATATGGAGAACTTCGATCCGCTGGGCATCCATACCGGCGAAAGCATCGTGGTTGCTCCTTCCCAAACCCTGAGCAACAGCGAATACCACAAGCTGCGGAGGTTATCCATCGAAATCGCCCGAAAGGTCGGAATAGTTGGCGAATGCAATGTTCAGTTTGCCCTCGACCCCAACTCGGAAGACTACAGGGTGATCGAGATGAATGCGCGATTGTCGCGTTCAAGTGCCCTGGCCTCAAAAGCAACGGGTTATCCGCTGGCATTTGTGGCTGCCAAACTTGCACTCGGTTACGGATTGCATGAGTTGCGAAACAAGGTCACAGGCACCACACCTGCCTTTTTCGAACCGGCTTTGGATTATCTGGTCGTAAAAATACCACGTTGGGACCTTGGTAAGTTTCAGGGCGTTTCGCGCGAGATTGGTTCTGCCATGAAAAGTGTGGGCGAAGTGATGGCCATCGGACGGTCGTTCGAGGAAGCTATCCAGAAAGGACTGCGCATGACCGGCATTGGTGTGCATGGCTTTGTCGGAAATCGTGACTTTGAATTCGACAATGTCGAAAAAGCGCTCAGTCAACCTACCGACCAACGGATTTTTGCCATTGAAGAGGCATATAATCAGGGATATAGCGTTGAAGAGGTTTATGAGCTGACCAAAATTGACCGTTGGTTTCTGCAAAAGCTGTTCCAGATTCACGAGACATCTGAGGAACTTAAAGGTCAACAGTTTCCTGAGCTCGATCCATTCTTGCTTGCCAAAGCAAAAAGGCAGGGATTCAGCGATTTTCAGCTGGCGCGGCTGGTTTTTGGTGCCGAATTCGATGGCTCAACAGATGAGCAAGCCCTCAAAATCAGAAATTTGAGAATGCAGCTAGGTTTGCTTCCGGTGGTGAAACAAATCGACACCCTCGCTGCTGAATACCCTGCAAACACCAACTATCTTTATCTGACCTACCACGGGACAGAACACGATGTGAATTTTGAGCACGACGACAAATCCGTTTTGGTGCTCGGATCAGGTGCTTACCGCATTGGCAGCAGTGTGGAGTTCGATTGGTCAGCAGTGAGCACTTTGGGTGCATTGGCTGCCCAAAATCTCCGTCCGGTGATGATTAACTACAATCCCGAAACCGTCAGCACCGATTACGATATGAGCCATCGGCTTTATTTTGAGGAGCTTAGCCTTGAAAGGGTCTTGGATATCGTGGAGCTGGAGCATCCGCTCGGAACAGTAGTTTCGGTAGGAGGACAGATACCCAACAACCTTGCCATCAGGCTTTTCCGGCAGGGAGTCAGGATTTTGGGTACTTCTCCCGAAATGATTGATATGGCCGAAGACCGGCATAAGTTTTCAGCTTTGCTCGACAGGCTTGGGATTGATCAGCCCCGTTGGCGTGAGCTGAGTGCGATGGACGAAATTGAGGAGTTTGCCGATCAGGTTGGGTTTCCGCTGCTTGTGCGTCCTTCCTATGTGCTGTCGGGAGCCGCAATGAATGTGGTGAGCAACAAGGCCGAACTTCATCACTTTCTGACTTTGGCAAGCAAGGTGTCCAGGCAGCATCCGGTAGTTGTTTCACAGTTTATCACCGAGGCGAAGGAAATCGAGATGGACGCAGTGGCCAGCAAAGGCGAAATTGTTGTTTACGCCATCAGCGAACATATTGAATTTGCCGGTGTGCATTCTGGCGATGCCACCATAATGTTTCCGCCCCAAAAAGTATATGTCGAAACGATACGACGCATCAAACGCATCAGCCGCCAGATTGCCAAAGCGCTCAACATCACCGGGCCGTTCAACATCCAGTTTCTGGCCCGTGATAACGATGTGATGGTCATAGAGTGCAATCTGAGGGCATCCCGTTCATTTCCATTTGTAAGTAAGGTGCTCAATACCAATTTTATAGACTTTGCCACGCGTGCCATGCTGGGGCTTCCGACCGAAAAACCGGAAAGGTCGCTGTTCGATATTGAGCATGTTGGCGTAAAAGCATCTCAGTTTTCATTCGCCAGGTTGAGCAAAGCTGATCCTGTGCTTGGCGTCGAGATGGCAAGCACCGGCGAGGTGGGCTGTATAGGCGATGATTATTACGAGGCAGTGTTGAAAGCCATGCTTTCGGTAGGATACCACATTCCCAAAAAAGGCGTACTCATGTCGTCGGGTCCGATGCGTTCGAAGACCGAATTATTGCAAAGCTCAAGATTGCTACGGCAGATGGGATTGAAAATTTATGCCACGGGCGGAACATTTCGCTTTCTTACCGAGAACGGTATTGAGGCAGAGCTTGTTCATTGGCCTGATGTTCCGCAATCGCCCAATGCCCTCGAGCTGATCAAACAGCATCGGGTAGATCTGGTAATCAATATCCCGAAAAATCTGACGGAAAGTGAGTTGCGCAACGATTATTCGATTCGTCGGGCTGCAGTTGATTTCAACATTCCCCTGATCACCAATGCACGCCTGGCCAGTGCATTTGTCTATGCCATCAGCCGGTACAGCCCCGAAGAGCTAAGTGTTCGCAGCTGGTCGTCCTATTTCTCCTCATGA
- a CDS encoding arginine--tRNA ligase, which yields MLDQILKEAFIEAFQHLYGIHPELKFVVFQPTRPEFRGDVTIVVFPFAKGIKKAPEVLAEEIGTELKRTYRLVKDYNVIKGFLNIEIDDSYWLGYLKKLRRTGKFDLIVHPSPKHIVIEYSSPNTNKPLHLGHIRNNLLGWSVAEILKANGHKVTKVNLVNDRGIHICKSMLAWQKWGGKSPLELGVKGDKLVGDMYVRFDKAYKQQIEELKSEGWSEEEAARNAPLMLEAQEMLRKWEAGDPEIRKLWETMNAWVYEGFNATYARLGVDFEKIYYESETYLLGKDMVAQGLAMGAFYRRPDGSVWCDLREEGLDEKLLLRADGTSVYITQDLGTAEQRMSEFQANQMIYVVGNEQNYHFDVLKRILKKLGKEWADHIEHLSYGMVELPEGKMKSREGTVVDADDLMEEMVETARKMTSELGKADELDKEEAEKLFETIGMGALKYFILKVDPKKTMLFNPTESIDFNGNTGPFIQYTHARIRSLLRKAEAQGMQTISEIPETETLPAKERTLIKLLHQYPNTVWQAGENRSPALIANYMYELAKEFNQFYQTEPVLKETDEVKRQIRLCLSEKVAETLTHAGGLLGIKMPAKM from the coding sequence ATGCTTGACCAGATTCTCAAAGAGGCTTTCATCGAAGCCTTTCAACATTTGTATGGAATACACCCGGAGCTGAAATTCGTAGTTTTCCAACCCACCAGACCTGAATTTCGTGGCGATGTAACCATCGTGGTGTTTCCGTTTGCAAAGGGAATCAAGAAAGCGCCGGAAGTGCTCGCTGAAGAGATTGGCACAGAATTGAAACGCACCTATCGTCTGGTTAAGGACTACAATGTCATCAAAGGCTTCCTGAATATTGAGATTGATGACAGCTACTGGCTGGGTTACCTCAAAAAGCTTCGCCGAACCGGAAAATTTGACCTGATTGTTCATCCTTCGCCCAAACATATCGTTATCGAATATTCCTCGCCCAACACCAACAAACCGCTGCACCTCGGGCACATTCGAAACAACCTGCTGGGCTGGAGTGTGGCCGAGATTCTCAAAGCCAACGGTCACAAAGTCACAAAAGTCAATCTGGTCAACGATCGCGGCATACACATCTGCAAGTCGATGCTGGCATGGCAGAAATGGGGCGGCAAAAGCCCGCTGGAGCTCGGTGTGAAAGGCGACAAACTTGTGGGCGACATGTACGTGCGATTCGACAAAGCATACAAGCAACAGATAGAAGAGCTAAAAAGCGAGGGATGGAGCGAGGAAGAAGCCGCCCGCAATGCGCCTCTGATGCTGGAAGCCCAGGAAATGCTCCGCAAATGGGAAGCCGGCGACCCCGAAATTCGCAAGCTCTGGGAGACGATGAACGCCTGGGTCTATGAAGGGTTTAATGCCACTTACGCAAGGCTCGGTGTAGATTTCGAAAAGATATACTACGAATCGGAGACTTATCTTCTTGGCAAGGACATGGTTGCCCAAGGGCTTGCCATGGGCGCATTCTACCGCAGACCCGACGGCAGCGTGTGGTGCGACCTGCGCGAAGAAGGCCTGGACGAAAAATTGCTATTGCGCGCCGATGGCACCTCTGTGTACATCACGCAGGACCTGGGAACTGCGGAACAACGAATGTCGGAATTTCAGGCCAACCAGATGATCTACGTGGTAGGTAACGAACAAAACTACCACTTCGATGTACTGAAACGCATTCTCAAAAAACTTGGAAAAGAATGGGCTGATCACATCGAACACCTGTCGTATGGCATGGTTGAACTGCCCGAAGGGAAGATGAAATCGCGTGAAGGCACGGTGGTGGATGCCGACGACCTCATGGAGGAAATGGTCGAAACCGCCCGCAAAATGACTTCCGAACTCGGTAAAGCGGACGAATTGGACAAAGAAGAGGCTGAGAAACTCTTCGAAACAATCGGGATGGGCGCCCTTAAGTACTTCATTCTGAAGGTGGATCCTAAAAAAACCATGCTTTTCAATCCGACCGAATCTATCGACTTCAACGGCAATACCGGGCCTTTTATCCAATATACCCACGCCCGTATCCGGTCGTTGCTTCGAAAGGCAGAAGCTCAGGGGATGCAGACAATCAGCGAAATACCTGAAACCGAGACCCTGCCGGCCAAGGAACGCACACTTATCAAACTACTTCATCAATACCCAAATACCGTTTGGCAAGCCGGCGAAAACCGCAGCCCTGCGCTCATTGCCAACTACATGTATGAGCTGGCAAAGGAGTTCAACCAATTTTACCAGACCGAACCGGTGCTGAAAGAAACCGACGAGGTGAAACGTCAGATCAGGTTGTGCCTGAGCGAAAAAGTAGCCGAAACACTCACCCATGCCGGCGGTCTGCTTGGAATAAAAATGCCTGCTAAGATGTAA
- the carA gene encoding glutamine-hydrolyzing carbamoyl-phosphate synthase small subunit gives MSNSSKPTTARLVLEDGTEYAGFSFGARLPAAGELVFTTAMTGYPESLTDPSYAGQIIVLTYPSVGNYGVPAGHLTEGLHTYFESDRIHAAGLIIADYSERYNHWNAARSLSDWLEEQGVPGIYGLDTRMLTKKIRAEGSMLARIEFDSEIPFFDPSRTNLVAQVSCKAPVIYGNGQHRILLIDCGVKTNIIRYLLRYDTTVVRVPWDFDPQQVQYDGLFISNGPGDPVQCEKTIAHLRKSLDDERPIFGICLGHQLLSLASGATTQKLRFGHRGHNQPVLETGTQRAWLTSQNHGYAVVPDSIPEGWLPGFINLNDHSNEGIRHLKKPFFSTQFHPEAAGGPTDTSFMFNRFIENIKAWKQKH, from the coding sequence ATGAGCAATTCATCCAAACCTACTACTGCCCGCCTCGTTCTTGAAGATGGAACTGAGTACGCAGGCTTTTCATTTGGTGCCCGCCTGCCTGCTGCCGGCGAACTGGTATTTACCACAGCCATGACCGGTTATCCGGAGAGCCTGACCGATCCCTCCTATGCAGGTCAGATCATTGTTCTCACTTATCCTTCGGTCGGTAATTACGGCGTGCCTGCTGGCCACCTCACTGAGGGCTTGCATACCTATTTCGAATCGGATAGAATCCATGCGGCAGGACTGATCATCGCAGATTATTCGGAGCGATACAACCACTGGAATGCAGCCCGCAGTTTGTCGGACTGGCTTGAAGAGCAGGGGGTTCCGGGAATTTATGGGCTTGATACCCGCATGCTCACAAAAAAAATAAGGGCAGAAGGTAGCATGCTTGCCAGGATTGAATTTGACAGCGAAATACCATTTTTCGATCCATCGCGTACAAATCTTGTTGCGCAGGTGAGCTGTAAGGCCCCCGTGATCTATGGCAATGGACAGCACAGGATTTTGCTGATTGATTGTGGCGTGAAAACAAATATCATTCGTTATCTACTCAGATACGATACCACAGTGGTGCGTGTGCCCTGGGATTTCGATCCGCAGCAGGTACAATACGATGGTCTTTTCATATCCAACGGTCCGGGCGACCCTGTGCAATGTGAAAAAACTATAGCGCATTTAAGGAAGTCGCTCGATGATGAGCGACCGATATTTGGCATTTGTCTCGGTCACCAGCTCTTATCGCTGGCTTCAGGCGCCACAACACAAAAGCTAAGGTTTGGCCACAGGGGGCACAACCAGCCTGTGCTCGAAACAGGAACCCAACGTGCCTGGCTTACCTCACAAAACCATGGTTATGCCGTTGTGCCGGATTCCATACCCGAGGGCTGGTTGCCCGGTTTTATCAACCTGAACGATCATAGCAACGAGGGCATCCGGCATTTAAAGAAACCCTTCTTCAGCACGCAGTTTCATCCCGAAGCGGCAGGAGGCCCGACGGATACCTCGTTTATGTTCAACCGGTTCATCGAAAATATTAAAGCATGGAAACAAAAACATTGA